Proteins encoded together in one Candidatus Brocadiaceae bacterium window:
- the galK gene encoding galactokinase has translation MDGADRWTDVRRGFEREFGRAPAWRVCAPGRVNLIGEHVDYNGYPVLPLAVPQAVRLAAAPRGDTAVRLHNAAEAAFGDRSFDVAETIPPSEIGDWGNYAKAAVESLTRLAIEQGRPAGTLHGMDCLVHSDLPPASGLSSSTALVVAVGLAFAAVNRLPLEPHAMAERMAEAEHYVGTQGGGMDQAACLLARRGYVLKVEFHPLRAAHLPFPPGHCIIAAHSTVQARKTAEQRLAYNRRVIECRVGAHLLARALGVRASGAAPARRLSDLAPLVADAEEELPRRLHALVDGREGLAPADAADALGMDPARFAQTFLRMSDGRILSVPADGLKVLSRCRHVFSEAARTRRAERCLETGDMPALGRLMDQSHASCAADMEVSCPELDQLVGIMRNAGALGARLTGAGLGGFAVALAPVGAADDILRALRRDFYARRPPAPDGALFVCRPAQGAVEEPF, from the coding sequence ATGGACGGAGCAGACCGATGGACGGACGTGCGGCGGGGGTTCGAGCGCGAGTTCGGCCGGGCGCCCGCATGGCGTGTATGCGCGCCCGGGCGCGTGAACCTGATCGGCGAACACGTCGACTACAACGGGTACCCCGTCCTGCCCCTGGCGGTCCCCCAGGCCGTCCGGCTGGCCGCGGCCCCCCGCGGCGACACGGCGGTCCGGCTGCACAACGCCGCCGAGGCGGCCTTCGGCGACCGATCCTTCGACGTCGCCGAGACCATCCCGCCTTCTGAGATCGGCGACTGGGGGAACTACGCCAAGGCCGCCGTCGAGTCGCTGACCCGTCTGGCAATCGAGCAGGGCCGCCCCGCCGGCACACTCCACGGCATGGACTGCCTGGTCCACAGCGACCTGCCGCCCGCCTCGGGCCTGTCGTCCTCCACGGCGCTGGTTGTCGCCGTAGGACTGGCCTTCGCCGCAGTCAACCGCCTGCCCCTCGAGCCTCACGCCATGGCCGAACGCATGGCCGAGGCCGAGCACTACGTCGGCACCCAGGGCGGCGGCATGGACCAGGCGGCCTGCCTGCTGGCCCGCCGGGGGTACGTGCTGAAGGTCGAGTTCCATCCGCTGCGGGCCGCCCACCTGCCGTTCCCGCCGGGCCACTGCATCATCGCGGCGCACAGCACGGTGCAGGCGCGCAAGACCGCCGAACAGCGCCTGGCCTACAACCGCCGCGTGATCGAGTGCCGCGTGGGCGCACACCTGCTCGCCCGCGCCCTGGGCGTCCGCGCGTCGGGCGCGGCGCCCGCCCGGCGGCTCAGCGACCTGGCCCCGCTGGTCGCCGACGCCGAGGAGGAACTGCCCCGGCGACTGCACGCCCTGGTGGACGGGCGCGAAGGGCTCGCGCCGGCCGACGCGGCCGACGCCCTGGGGATGGACCCCGCGCGGTTCGCGCAGACGTTCCTGCGCATGAGCGACGGACGCATCCTGTCGGTGCCGGCCGACGGCCTGAAGGTGCTGAGCCGCTGCCGGCACGTCTTCAGCGAGGCGGCGCGCACGCGGCGGGCCGAGCGCTGCCTGGAGACGGGCGACATGCCGGCCCTGGGCCGGCTGATGGACCAGTCGCACGCCAGTTGCGCCGCCGACATGGAGGTGAGCTGTCCCGAGCTGGACCAGCTCGTGGGGATCATGCGCAACGCCGGGGCGCTCGGGGCACGCCTGACCGGCGCCGGGCTGGGCGGCTTCGCCGTCGCGCTGGCGCCCGTGGGCGCAGCGGACGACATCCTGCGCGCACTCCGCCGGGACTTCTACGCCCGGCGGCCGCCGGCCCCCGACGGCGCCCTGTTCGTCTGCCGTCCTGCCCAGGGCGCCGTCGAAGAACCGTTCTGA
- a CDS encoding J domain-containing protein: MERPANGESHYATLAVSPDATGQEIKRAYRRKVRELHPDVKTRPCNVEQFQAVRRAYEVLADPDERAFYDLLMGFGPRTARPRVYRRSFEHLFDSLFSGLHTAVNNTAEQWMQMDPPRREAG, from the coding sequence ATGGAACGCCCTGCCAACGGAGAGTCCCACTACGCCACGCTGGCCGTCAGCCCGGACGCCACGGGCCAGGAGATCAAGCGGGCCTACCGCCGCAAGGTGCGGGAGCTGCACCCGGACGTGAAGACGCGCCCGTGCAATGTGGAGCAGTTCCAGGCCGTGCGGCGCGCCTACGAGGTCCTCGCCGACCCCGACGAGCGGGCCTTCTACGACCTGCTGATGGGGTTCGGCCCGCGGACCGCGCGCCCGCGCGTCTACCGCCGGAGCTTCGAGCACCTGTTCGACAGCCTCTTCAGCGGTCTGCACACGGCCGTCAACAACACCGCCGAGCAGTGGATGCAGATGGATCCGCCGCGCCGGGAGGCCGGCTGA